The proteins below are encoded in one region of Bacteroidota bacterium:
- a CDS encoding translation initiation factor encodes MSKKKKNKSKPLGGIMYSTDPDFEYDNLNEEDEETLAPQQQNLKVLLDRKQRGGKVVTLVTGFIGSEDDLTDLGKTLKSKCGTGGSVKDGEILVQGEKRDKVMQLLLDMGFKVKKAGG; translated from the coding sequence ATGAGCAAAAAGAAAAAGAACAAATCCAAACCTCTGGGAGGAATTATGTATTCAACAGATCCTGATTTTGAATATGATAATTTGAATGAGGAAGACGAGGAAACACTTGCACCTCAACAACAAAATTTAAAAGTTCTGCTTGATAGGAAACAAAGGGGAGGCAAGGTTGTTACACTTGTAACGGGCTTTATTGGCAGCGAAGATGATTTGACCGATTTAGGAAAAACGCTCAAAAGCAAATGTGGAACAGGCGGTAGTGTGAAAGATGGAGAGATACTGGTACAGGGTGAAAAGCGTGACAAGGTAATGCAGTTACTTTTGGATATGGGCTTTAAGGTGAAAAAGGCTGGAGGGTAA
- a CDS encoding urocanate hydratase, with protein sequence MNLSKFQQAILTGIPEELPTHPGIDEKVSHAPNRPDYLSDTEKILALKNALRYFPAKHHEILAKEFAEELKNYGRIYMYRFRPTYEIKARPIGDYPAKCQQAAAIMLMINNNLDYAVAQHPNELITYGGNGAVFQNWAQYLLTMKYLAEMTEEQTLTMYSGHPMGLFPSHKDAPRVVVTNGMVIPNYSKPEHWHKFNALGVSQYGQMTAGSYMYIGPQGIVHGTTITVLNACRKIDDKGTYGKLFLTAGLGGMSGAQPKAGNIAGVVSVTAEVNPDATWKRHEQGWVDEVISDLDELCIRVTKAKEEKEVVSIAYNGNIVDVWEKFDQENIYVELGSDQTSLHNPWDGGYYPAGLSLEESNKMMAENPSLFKEKVQESLRRHADAINKHTAKGSYFFDYGNAFLLEASRAGADIMAEDGITFKYPSYVQDIMGPMCFDYGFGPFRWVCTSGKPEDLQKSDSIACEVLEEIMKNSPVDIQQQMADNIQWIRGAQENKLVVGSQARILYADAEGRMKIAEAFNNAIQAGDITAPIVLGRDHHDVSGTDSPFRETSNIYDGSSFTADMAIQNVIGDSFRGATWVSIHNGGGVGWGEVINGGFGMLLDGSKDADRRLKNMLFWDVNNGISRRSWARNEGAIFAIKRAMELNPDLKVTVPNIVDENILDSLN encoded by the coding sequence ATGAATTTGAGTAAGTTTCAGCAAGCAATTCTAACAGGAATTCCAGAGGAATTACCAACACATCCGGGAATTGATGAAAAGGTTAGCCATGCACCAAACCGTCCTGACTATTTATCAGATACAGAAAAAATACTGGCATTAAAAAATGCATTACGCTATTTTCCAGCAAAACATCACGAAATATTGGCCAAGGAATTTGCAGAAGAATTGAAAAATTATGGTCGCATTTATATGTATCGTTTTCGTCCAACCTACGAGATAAAAGCCAGACCCATAGGAGATTATCCTGCAAAATGCCAACAAGCTGCAGCCATTATGCTCATGATCAACAACAATCTTGATTATGCGGTTGCACAGCATCCCAACGAACTCATTACCTATGGAGGCAATGGGGCTGTTTTTCAGAATTGGGCGCAATACCTACTCACCATGAAATATCTGGCTGAAATGACAGAAGAGCAAACGTTAACCATGTATTCTGGTCATCCAATGGGTTTGTTTCCTTCACACAAAGATGCTCCTCGGGTTGTCGTAACAAATGGAATGGTGATTCCAAATTACTCTAAACCTGAACATTGGCATAAATTCAATGCATTAGGCGTTTCACAATACGGACAAATGACTGCGGGCTCATATATGTATATCGGACCTCAGGGAATTGTTCATGGAACTACCATTACTGTTTTGAATGCATGTAGGAAAATTGATGATAAGGGAACCTATGGGAAGTTATTTTTAACCGCTGGATTGGGCGGCATGAGTGGAGCTCAACCCAAAGCAGGAAATATAGCAGGCGTTGTTTCTGTTACGGCCGAAGTAAATCCAGATGCCACATGGAAACGCCATGAGCAGGGATGGGTTGATGAAGTTATTTCAGACCTTGATGAGCTTTGCATTAGAGTTACAAAAGCAAAAGAGGAAAAAGAGGTTGTTTCAATAGCCTATAACGGAAACATAGTCGATGTTTGGGAAAAATTTGATCAGGAAAATATATATGTTGAATTGGGATCAGATCAAACATCCCTGCACAATCCATGGGATGGTGGTTATTATCCTGCCGGATTAAGCCTCGAAGAATCAAACAAAATGATGGCTGAAAATCCATCACTTTTCAAAGAAAAAGTACAGGAAAGTTTAAGGCGTCATGCAGATGCCATTAATAAACATACGGCAAAAGGAAGCTATTTCTTCGATTATGGAAATGCATTTTTACTGGAAGCATCCCGTGCTGGTGCAGATATCATGGCTGAGGATGGAATCACTTTTAAATATCCTTCTTATGTTCAGGATATAATGGGTCCCATGTGTTTTGATTATGGATTTGGGCCTTTCCGTTGGGTTTGTACTTCTGGTAAACCAGAGGATCTTCAAAAATCAGATAGTATTGCCTGTGAAGTTTTAGAAGAAATTATGAAGAACTCTCCAGTAGATATTCAGCAGCAAATGGCTGATAATATTCAGTGGATTAGAGGAGCACAGGAAAACAAACTTGTAGTTGGCTCACAAGCCCGAATTCTATATGCAGATGCAGAAGGCCGAATGAAAATTGCTGAAGCATTTAATAATGCCATTCAAGCAGGTGATATTACAGCACCTATTGTATTGGGTCGCGATCATCATGATGTGTCTGGAACCGATTCTCCTTTCAGGGAAACATCAAATATTTATGACGGCTCAAGTTTTACAGCCGATATGGCTATCCAAAATGTGATTGGCGATTCATTTAGAGGTGCAACTTGGGTTTCTATTCACAACGGTGGTGGAGTTGGTTGGGGTGAAGTGATCAATGGTGGGTTTGGAATGCTACTCGATGGAAGTAAAGATGCAGACAGAAGACTTAAAAACATGCTTTTCTGGGATGTAAATAATGGTATTTCGAGACGAAGTTGGGCCAGAAATGAAGGCGCTATTTTCGCCATAAAAAGAGCTATGGAATTGAATCCAGATTTGAAAGTTACAGTACCCAACATAGTTGATGAAAACATCCTTGATTCACTTAATTAA
- a CDS encoding MFS transporter, producing the protein MTEIIKQTLRDSKSARWSALIILSFTMFAGYMFTEVISPLKPILERSGINSSDFGFITSAYGLFNVFLFMLIIVGILLDKFGIRFSTIASVLVMIAGGIIKYAAFKGLIGSTEVTMSILKLEITTQVFWAGFGFALFGVGVEYAGITVSKSVAKWFKGKEMALAMGMQVAIARLGSFAPLAFGAKIAYKYDVPTTILIVIIFLILGLMGFIYYNTIDRKLDKQLDVGKIKSKEDDFKISDLGLIIKNRGFWLIAILCVLFYSAVFPFYKYGPDLMVNKFGVSVKWAGLLPSLVPFGTMLLTPFFGSIYDKKGKGATIMIIGAVLLIVVHAIFYLPFVDSVVVAFFNVLLLGIAFSLVPSAMWPSVPKIIPEKQLGSAFALIFWVQNFGLWGIPLLVGIVLNSTNPTIVPDKTLVIDTYAEAYTTALEDSPFIGVTDAKGNVIDLAAIKILAKSSGGDLVDKVIAESPQEEVIEYDKEALKQKISTEIELVVNEYVSTMDITDISEIDEKDLAALNKLEEVAISKGMEIVKESKIKLNYNYQKTWTIFVALTFLALFIAFWLKAEDKRKGYGLELPNIKK; encoded by the coding sequence ATGACTGAAATTATTAAACAAACACTTAGAGACTCTAAGTCAGCCCGTTGGTCTGCTTTGATTATTCTATCTTTTACCATGTTCGCAGGTTATATGTTTACCGAAGTTATTTCTCCGCTTAAACCAATTCTGGAGAGATCAGGAATTAATAGTTCCGACTTTGGTTTTATTACCAGTGCATATGGATTATTCAACGTATTTCTTTTCATGCTTATCATTGTAGGAATTTTACTGGATAAGTTTGGAATTCGCTTTAGCACTATAGCTTCAGTTCTTGTAATGATTGCTGGTGGTATTATTAAATATGCTGCCTTTAAAGGATTAATTGGAAGTACAGAAGTAACCATGTCGATTCTAAAACTTGAAATAACCACACAGGTATTTTGGGCAGGATTTGGATTTGCTCTATTTGGGGTTGGAGTTGAATACGCTGGTATTACAGTTTCAAAGTCTGTTGCAAAGTGGTTTAAAGGAAAGGAAATGGCGCTTGCAATGGGAATGCAGGTAGCTATTGCTCGTTTAGGTTCGTTTGCACCTTTAGCATTTGGCGCAAAAATCGCCTATAAATATGATGTCCCTACAACAATACTAATTGTTATTATTTTCCTGATACTTGGATTAATGGGCTTCATTTATTATAATACTATCGACAGAAAACTTGACAAGCAACTTGATGTTGGAAAAATTAAATCTAAAGAAGATGATTTTAAAATTTCTGATCTCGGATTGATTATTAAAAATCGTGGTTTCTGGTTGATTGCAATACTTTGTGTATTATTCTATTCTGCCGTTTTTCCATTCTATAAATACGGACCCGATTTAATGGTTAACAAGTTTGGTGTTTCAGTTAAGTGGGCAGGATTGTTACCTAGCCTTGTTCCTTTTGGAACCATGTTGCTTACTCCGTTTTTTGGAAGTATTTATGATAAAAAGGGGAAAGGCGCCACAATAATGATTATTGGTGCTGTGTTGTTGATTGTCGTTCACGCAATATTCTATCTTCCATTTGTTGACAGTGTTGTTGTTGCATTCTTTAATGTTCTGCTACTGGGAATTGCATTTTCTTTAGTACCATCAGCAATGTGGCCATCAGTTCCAAAAATTATTCCTGAAAAACAATTGGGAAGTGCATTTGCACTAATCTTTTGGGTTCAGAATTTTGGGCTTTGGGGTATTCCATTATTAGTAGGAATCGTTTTAAACTCTACCAACCCAACCATTGTTCCTGATAAAACGCTGGTTATTGACACCTATGCAGAAGCCTACACTACTGCCTTGGAGGACAGTCCGTTTATTGGAGTAACAGATGCAAAAGGAAATGTAATTGATCTGGCTGCCATTAAAATATTAGCCAAATCATCTGGAGGAGATTTAGTTGATAAGGTAATTGCAGAATCACCTCAGGAAGAAGTCATAGAATACGATAAAGAGGCACTAAAACAAAAAATTTCAACTGAAATTGAACTTGTGGTCAATGAGTATGTATCAACAATGGATATTACAGATATTAGTGAAATTGATGAAAAAGATTTAGCAGCCTTGAATAAATTAGAAGAAGTTGCTATTAGCAAGGGTATGGAAATAGTTAAGGAAAGCAAAATAAAGCTTAACTATAATTATCAAAAAACCTGGACCATTTTTGTTGCTCTAACATTTTTAGCACTTTTTATTGCATTCTGGCTTAAAGCAGAGGATAAACGAAAAGGCTATGGTTTAGAGTTACCGAATATTAAAAAATAG
- a CDS encoding aminoacyl-histidine dipeptidase, with protein sequence MSNEILNLEPKAIWKHFYSLTQIPRPSKKEERIIEFMKKFGEDLGLETIVDKVGNVIIKKPATSGMEGKKVVVLQGHLDMVPQKNSDKDHDFETDPIETMIEDGWVTANGTTLGSDNGMGVAAAMAVLEATDLVHPAIEALFTIDEETGMTGAFGLEPGILAGDILINMDSEDEGELYVGCAGGEDCEAQFTYNEESVPAGYTAFEIKVTGLKGGHSGMDIPLGRGNSNKVLNRFLWHAQREHGLKVATVTGGSLRNAIPRESFAIVVVPSDKVEDVKVCFEKYSVTAKAELSVTEPNMSLELIATDMPAKVMADADQSRILNAVYACPHGVIRMSDGVGVPETSTNMAIYNIGSGKAEVMNLMRSSVDSAKKDLAQRMTALFELAGAAVTLKGEYPGWKPNMDSPILKTMSDVYNKNYGKIPEVKVIHAGLECGILGDGYPNWDMISFGPTIRFPHSPDEKVNIETVGKFWNFLVATLEAIPEK encoded by the coding sequence ATGAGTAACGAAATATTAAATCTGGAGCCTAAGGCAATCTGGAAACATTTTTACAGCCTGACTCAAATTCCTCGTCCTTCTAAAAAAGAAGAACGCATCATTGAATTCATGAAGAAATTTGGTGAAGACCTTGGTCTTGAAACAATTGTTGACAAGGTGGGAAATGTGATAATCAAAAAACCTGCAACCTCAGGTATGGAAGGCAAAAAGGTAGTTGTTTTACAAGGCCACCTCGATATGGTTCCACAAAAAAACTCAGATAAAGATCACGACTTCGAAACTGATCCAATCGAAACAATGATTGAAGATGGTTGGGTAACTGCAAATGGAACCACATTGGGCTCTGACAACGGAATGGGTGTTGCTGCTGCAATGGCTGTTTTAGAAGCAACTGACTTAGTACATCCTGCTATTGAAGCCTTATTTACAATTGATGAAGAAACAGGCATGACAGGTGCTTTTGGATTAGAACCTGGTATTTTAGCTGGTGATATTCTCATCAATATGGACTCAGAAGACGAAGGCGAACTGTATGTTGGTTGCGCTGGTGGTGAAGATTGTGAAGCTCAATTTACATATAATGAAGAGAGTGTCCCTGCAGGATATACTGCTTTTGAAATTAAAGTTACCGGTCTTAAAGGTGGACATTCAGGAATGGATATTCCATTAGGTCGAGGCAATTCAAATAAAGTATTAAACCGTTTCTTGTGGCATGCACAAAGAGAGCATGGCTTAAAAGTCGCAACGGTTACAGGTGGAAGCCTTAGAAATGCTATACCAAGAGAATCATTCGCTATAGTTGTAGTGCCATCTGACAAAGTTGAAGATGTTAAGGTTTGTTTCGAAAAATATAGCGTTACAGCAAAAGCTGAACTTTCAGTCACTGAGCCAAATATGAGTCTTGAATTAATAGCTACAGATATGCCTGCAAAAGTGATGGCAGATGCCGACCAAAGCAGAATTTTAAATGCTGTATACGCCTGCCCTCATGGTGTTATAAGAATGAGTGATGGTGTTGGTGTTCCTGAAACGTCAACCAATATGGCAATTTACAATATCGGTAGTGGTAAAGCAGAGGTAATGAACCTCATGAGAAGTTCAGTAGATTCAGCCAAAAAAGACTTGGCACAACGCATGACTGCCTTATTTGAATTAGCTGGAGCAGCGGTAACACTTAAAGGCGAATATCCAGGTTGGAAACCCAATATGGATTCTCCTATTCTCAAAACGATGAGTGATGTTTATAACAAAAATTATGGTAAAATTCCTGAAGTAAAAGTTATTCATGCTGGTTTGGAATGTGGTATTCTAGGAGATGGTTATCCAAATTGGGATATGATTTCATTTGGCCCAACCATTCGTTTCCCACACTCACCTGATGAGAAGGTAAATATTGAGACAGTAGGAAAATTCTGGAATTTCTTAGTCGCTACTCTTGAAGCTATTCCTGAAAAATAA
- the nth gene encoding endonuclease III, protein MQKRKELALKLIDIFEKHDPVPETELDYVNPYELVVAVILSAQCTDKRVNLITPALFDHFPTLESMANAKVEEVFFFIKSCSYPNNKAKHLVGMAKTVMDSFNGEIPKSLVDLQKLPGVGRKTANVVASVAFDIPTMPVDTHVFRVAQRIGLVKASKTPLQVEEQLLEIIPTEKLHDYHHWLILHGRYICQARKPKCEHCPATPVCKYFKNKHI, encoded by the coding sequence ATGCAAAAACGGAAAGAACTTGCATTAAAGCTAATAGACATATTTGAGAAGCATGATCCGGTTCCTGAAACGGAACTGGATTATGTTAATCCTTATGAGCTTGTAGTTGCCGTAATTTTGTCGGCACAGTGTACCGATAAAAGAGTGAATCTGATTACCCCTGCATTATTTGACCATTTCCCAACTCTTGAGAGCATGGCAAATGCAAAGGTTGAAGAAGTCTTTTTCTTTATTAAAAGTTGTAGTTATCCTAATAACAAAGCCAAGCATTTAGTTGGAATGGCAAAAACTGTTATGGATAGTTTTAATGGAGAGATTCCTAAATCGCTTGTTGATTTGCAAAAATTGCCTGGTGTGGGCCGCAAAACAGCAAATGTAGTTGCCTCTGTAGCTTTTGATATTCCGACAATGCCTGTTGACACACATGTCTTTCGCGTTGCTCAACGAATTGGTTTGGTCAAAGCATCAAAAACACCATTACAAGTTGAAGAACAATTGCTTGAAATAATTCCAACTGAAAAGCTACATGACTACCATCATTGGTTAATTCTACATGGGCGTTATATTTGTCAGGCAAGAAAACCCAAATGCGAGCACTGTCCTGCTACCCCAGTTTGTAAGTATTTCAAAAATAAACACATCTAA
- the recA gene encoding recombinase RecA encodes MTTDNSGKEKALNLTISSLEKQYGKGIVMKLSDDAITKVEAISTGSLGLDIALGVGGLPRGRVVEIYGPESSGKTTLAMHAISETQKKGGLAAFIDAEHAFDKIYAENLGIDIDNLLISQPDNGEQALDITDHLIRSGAIDIIVIDSVAALVPKAEVEGDMGDSRMGLQARLMSQALRKLTASISKTKCICIFINQLRDKIGVVYGNPETTTGGNALKFYASVRLDIRRIATLKSGDAFLGNRTRVKVAKNKVAPPFRLAEFDIIYGEGISREGEIVDLAADFDVVKKSGSWYSYGETKLGQGRDSVVSLLKDNPELFEEIKTKVLLKLNEK; translated from the coding sequence ATGACAACTGACAATTCAGGAAAAGAAAAGGCATTAAATCTTACAATATCCTCTTTAGAAAAACAATATGGTAAAGGTATTGTTATGAAACTGAGTGATGATGCTATTACGAAAGTTGAAGCGATCTCAACTGGCTCTTTGGGTCTTGATATCGCACTAGGTGTGGGTGGTTTGCCCAGGGGAAGAGTCGTTGAAATATATGGCCCCGAGTCATCAGGAAAAACAACGCTGGCTATGCATGCTATTTCTGAAACACAAAAAAAAGGTGGTTTAGCAGCTTTCATTGATGCAGAACATGCATTTGATAAAATTTATGCAGAAAATTTAGGAATTGATATTGATAATCTATTAATCTCCCAACCAGATAATGGAGAGCAAGCACTTGATATTACGGATCATTTAATCCGCTCAGGAGCCATCGATATTATCGTAATTGACTCTGTAGCTGCCTTGGTACCCAAAGCAGAAGTAGAAGGAGATATGGGCGATTCTCGAATGGGTTTACAAGCTCGCTTGATGTCGCAGGCTTTACGAAAACTAACGGCTTCAATAAGCAAAACAAAATGTATTTGCATTTTTATTAATCAGCTACGTGACAAAATTGGAGTTGTTTATGGTAATCCCGAAACAACCACGGGCGGTAATGCACTAAAGTTTTATGCATCAGTTCGCCTGGATATACGAAGGATTGCAACCCTAAAATCTGGAGATGCATTTTTAGGAAATAGAACGCGTGTAAAGGTTGCAAAAAACAAAGTTGCACCACCATTCAGACTCGCTGAATTCGACATTATTTATGGAGAAGGAATTTCCAGAGAAGGGGAAATAGTTGACCTCGCTGCAGATTTTGATGTTGTTAAGAAAAGCGGTTCTTGGTATAGCTATGGAGAAACAAAACTGGGGCAAGGGCGCGATAGTGTTGTGAGCCTGTTGAAAGACAATCCTGAATTATTTGAAGAAATTAAAACGAAGGTGCTTTTAAAGCTTAACGAAAAATAA
- a CDS encoding T9SS type A sorting domain-containing protein gives MKSGLFVISLLTLLIHGSLQANNDTLRMHDPENVLTNYYNTTTHPNQLARFDLPKPAIIKGFEITLMGEAGSTVNLNFLGHEGGVALISLKNNIVPTITVTKLQDGKEQVYVALDSPFIKMNNTQFFLLFNAFNGAGIVTDRTNHPYSCKSSSGGDYYYQYGINNAGEYRLLSNFNRAFAIDVILEYPDKESQQIFLDVTLTAGIDENLSNSTIAAADYNDDGFVDLLIRGRLYKNLKNGNFEDVSHQLGIVNPYSAVVANAFVDNDNDGDLDIFLFGSDTSVLLINNGNIFTEIILNFPEFKAFLSFSFADINNDNYPDLFVSQLWKTYPEPELNYFFYNTGSNNFTDNTNVIYPEYDGNWNWPGRTWDPANYVVERNRNSRGSQWIDFDNDGDLDLFVTNYFLQPDEFYRNNGDGSFTDICQVKGIDKNNTGSNHGTGVDWYDFDNDGNLDLLLPQFAHPRFIGDYDHRGTTIYRNKGAPDFEFTDLIGQYNNYSGLKSDIGFELEETHAGGAWGDVNNDGLADVLLTVFYGCRYIDMYEQQEDNSFKLETFKYGLSGINTGTDLVWLDYDNDGRLDLAGAIAGKFRLFKNNQYNSRRWIELDLKSKTANKYSIGARASVYVDGKILTQEVCAGRGQKMQKPYRLHFGLGYNPTIDSIMVTWPTQPPIKERFDNLNVNEIYTLTQGGQVFNSIENLTKDQTEIRVYPNPASSKLYVSGQDIKRIRIMSTIGQMLLNISVNNINPVQIDLSAFKNGMYALEIETETDRELRFFMVNKP, from the coding sequence ATGAAATCAGGCTTATTTGTTATTTCATTATTGACACTTCTAATACATGGAAGTTTACAAGCTAATAATGACACTTTACGGATGCACGATCCTGAAAATGTTTTAACGAACTATTATAATACAACAACCCATCCCAATCAGCTAGCCCGATTTGACCTCCCCAAACCTGCAATAATTAAAGGTTTTGAAATAACCTTAATGGGTGAGGCAGGATCAACAGTAAATCTGAATTTTTTAGGCCACGAAGGTGGGGTGGCTTTGATTAGTTTGAAAAACAATATTGTTCCTACAATCACTGTTACAAAGTTGCAAGATGGCAAAGAACAGGTTTATGTTGCTTTGGATAGTCCGTTCATAAAAATGAATAACACACAGTTCTTCTTGCTTTTTAATGCTTTTAATGGAGCCGGTATTGTAACCGACAGAACCAATCATCCTTATAGTTGCAAGTCAAGTTCAGGTGGAGATTATTACTATCAGTATGGGATAAATAATGCCGGTGAATATCGTTTACTTTCAAATTTTAATCGGGCATTTGCAATTGATGTAATTTTGGAATATCCAGATAAAGAATCACAGCAAATATTCCTGGATGTTACCTTAACAGCTGGAATTGACGAAAATCTTTCTAATTCAACTATTGCTGCTGCGGATTACAATGATGATGGGTTTGTTGATTTACTGATCAGGGGCAGGCTATATAAGAACTTAAAAAATGGAAATTTTGAAGATGTTTCCCATCAGCTTGGAATAGTTAATCCCTATTCTGCGGTTGTGGCAAATGCATTTGTTGACAACGACAATGATGGCGATTTAGATATTTTTCTTTTTGGTTCAGATACCTCCGTATTGCTTATTAATAATGGAAATATATTTACTGAAATAATTCTCAATTTTCCTGAATTTAAAGCTTTTCTTTCCTTCAGCTTTGCTGACATTAACAACGACAACTATCCTGACCTATTTGTTTCACAACTTTGGAAAACATATCCAGAACCAGAGCTTAACTATTTCTTTTATAATACAGGAAGCAACAATTTCACAGATAATACGAATGTCATTTACCCTGAATATGATGGAAACTGGAACTGGCCTGGCCGTACATGGGATCCTGCCAATTATGTTGTAGAAAGAAACCGCAATAGCAGGGGGTCTCAGTGGATAGATTTCGATAATGATGGCGATCTTGATTTGTTTGTTACCAATTATTTCCTTCAACCGGATGAGTTTTATAGAAACAATGGTGATGGGAGTTTTACTGATATCTGTCAGGTTAAGGGAATTGATAAAAACAATACCGGCTCAAATCATGGAACTGGAGTTGACTGGTATGACTTTGATAACGATGGCAATCTAGACCTATTATTACCCCAATTTGCTCACCCCAGATTTATTGGCGATTATGACCATCGTGGCACCACAATTTATCGTAACAAGGGTGCGCCAGATTTTGAGTTTACTGATTTGATTGGACAATATAATAATTACTCCGGCTTGAAATCAGATATTGGCTTTGAGCTGGAAGAAACACATGCTGGAGGAGCCTGGGGAGATGTTAACAACGATGGCCTTGCCGATGTTTTGCTCACCGTATTTTATGGTTGCCGATACATTGATATGTATGAGCAGCAAGAAGACAATTCATTTAAATTAGAAACTTTTAAATATGGCTTGTCGGGCATTAACACCGGAACAGATTTGGTTTGGTTGGATTACGATAATGATGGACGACTTGACCTGGCTGGTGCAATTGCAGGAAAATTCAGGCTTTTTAAAAACAACCAATACAATAGTAGACGATGGATTGAATTGGATCTAAAAAGTAAAACAGCAAATAAATATTCAATAGGGGCTCGTGCCAGTGTATATGTTGATGGTAAAATATTAACACAGGAAGTTTGTGCTGGTAGGGGTCAAAAAATGCAAAAACCTTATCGTCTACATTTTGGTTTAGGTTATAACCCTACTATCGATTCAATAATGGTCACATGGCCAACACAGCCTCCCATTAAGGAACGTTTTGATAATCTTAATGTAAATGAGATTTACACCTTGACTCAAGGCGGACAGGTTTTTAATAGTATTGAAAACTTGACAAAAGACCAAACAGAGATAAGAGTCTATCCCAATCCTGCATCATCCAAGCTTTATGTCTCAGGACAGGATATAAAAAGAATTCGTATAATGAGCACAATAGGCCAAATGTTATTAAATATTTCTGTGAACAACATAAACCCAGTTCAGATTGATCTTTCAGCTTTTAAAAATGGAATGTATGCACTAGAGATAGAAACTGAAACAGATCGTG